Proteins from one Fragaria vesca subsp. vesca linkage group LG6, FraVesHawaii_1.0, whole genome shotgun sequence genomic window:
- the LOC101314577 gene encoding uncharacterized protein LOC101314577, translated as MHSSRILSTTLYRRTSNFLSSLSGYSHSDSHHTPSLHRSIFSTSQLDNSWVNKIKGVFTGNKTSSDEPKLSSSDSFTLLRFADEMKTARRVGAFKQYIVGRSSEVTFADAFEKQESIIRYLGGFDSTGENLQVSQKQEAAKHCKCTISDVENALAKFTWAREAHFKMEKLKAEGKPIPTNIAEVQKLMGSTPFDVAQSNLAKSGQISRNALCPCGSKKRYKRCCGKDK; from the exons ATGCATTCTTCAAGAATCCTAAGCACAACACTTTACAGGAGAACCTCCAACTTCCTCTCCTCACTATCTGGCTATTCTCACAGTGACAGTCACCACACTCCATCACTGCACCGCTCGATCTTCTCCACGTCGCAGCTGGACAACTCATGGGTGAACAAGATCAAGGGCGTCTTCACCGGCAACAAGACCTCCTCAGATGAACCCAAGCTCAGCAGCTCCGACTCATTCACTTTGCTCA GATTTGCGGATGAGATGAAGACTGCTAGGAGAGTCGGTGCATTCAAGCAATACATTGTTGGCAGAAGCAGTGAAGTGACTTTTGCGGATGCATTTGAGAAGCAGGAGTCGATAATACGGTATCTTGGAGGATTCGATTCTACTGGAGAG AATCTCCAAGTTTCTCAAAAACAAGAAGCAGCAAAGCATTGTAAATGCACAATATCTGATGTTGAGAATGCACTTGCAAAGTTCACCTGGGCCAGAGAAGCACACTTCAAGATGGAAAAGTTGAAAGCAGAAGGGAAACCAATTCCAACAAACATCGCCGAG GTGCAAAAGTTGATGGGTTCAACCCCATTTGACGTTGCTCAGTCTAATTTGGCTAAGAGTGGGCAAATTAGTAGGAATGCGCTTTGTCCGTGTGGTTCCAAGAAGAGATACAAGCG GTGCTGTGGAAAGGATAAGTGA
- the LOC101299887 gene encoding UDP-glycosyltransferase 79B6-like — translation MSSPDRKTLHIAMYPWFAMGHLSPFLHISNKLAERGHRISFFLPQKTQAKLQYYNLHPDLITFYPLTIPHVEGLPQGAETTADVPFPLHTLVVTAMDLTRPQIEKFLRELKPDLVFYDFSHWLPQLLRELDGNIKSVLYCIISPVTIGYLLSPERKLTEKPLVATDLLEAPTSFPSSIIKLRTHEARGLTYVTNQEYGRGVTFLERQLTSLGECDAIGFKTCREFEGKFCDYIEEQMKKPVILAGPVVPAPPSSALEERWAEWLGGFEPGSVIYCAFGSECVLKKKQLQELVLGFELTGLPFFAALKTPVGLESIEAALPEGFEERVKGRGVVHSGWVQQPLILNHPSVGYFVTHCGSGSLAEAMMNHCRLVLLPHVGDQIINARMMGGDLRVGVEVEKGDEDGLFSKEGVCKAVEAVMDDESEVGKEVKANHAKWREFFSNKGLEKTYIDCFEQRLHQLLEC, via the coding sequence ATGAGTAGTCCTGACAGGAAAACCTTGCATATTGCCATGTATCCATGGTTTGCTATGGGGCACTTGTCCCCATTTCTCCACATCTCTAACAAACTAGCCGAGAGAGGCCATAGAATCTCATTCTTCCTACCTCAAAAAACACAAGCCAAGTTGCAGTATTACAACCTCCACCCTGATCTCATCACTTTCTACCCCCTCACCATCCCTCACGTCGAGGGCCTCCCTCAGGGCGCCGAGACCACTGCCGACGTCCCATTCCCTCTTCACACTCTTGTCGTCACCGCCATGGACCTCACTCGCCCCCAAATTGAGAAGTTTCTCCGAGAACTCAAACCGGATTTGGTCTTCTACGATTTCTCTCATTGGTTGCCCCAACTGCTACGTGAGCTAGACGGTAACATCAAGTCAGTTCTCTACTGCATTATTAGCCCCGTGACAATAGGTTACCTTCTAAGTCCAGAGAGGAAGCTAACCGAAAAACCGTTGGTGGCTACTGATCTTCTAGAGGCTCCTACTTCCTTTCCTTCTTCAATCATCAAGCTAAGGACACATGAAGCCCGAGGACTAACTTATGTGACAAACCAAGAGTACGGGCGCGGTGTGACATTTCTTGAACGACAACTGACCTCTTTGGGGGAATGTGACGCCATTGGTTTCAAGACATGTAGAGAATTCGAAGGGAAGTTTTGTGATTACATAGAAGAGCAGATGAAGAAGCCGGTGATTCTTGCGGGGCCGGTGGTGCCGGCCCCTCCTAGCTCGGCGTTGGAGGAGAGATGGGCGGAGTGGCTCGGAGGGTTTGAACCAGGAAGTGTGATTTATTGTGCTTTCGGAAGCGAATGCGTGCTGAAGAAGAAACAGTTGCAAGAACTGGTGTTGGGATTCGAGCTCACCGGTCTGCCCTTCTTTGCTGCGCTGAAAACGCCGGTGGGATTGGAGTCCATAGAAGCTGCATTGCCTGAAGGCTTTGAAGAGAGGGTGAAAGGGAGAGGTGTTGTTCACAGTGGGTGGGTGCAACAGCCGTTGATACTGAACCACCCATCTGTGGGATACTTTGTGACTCACTGTGGTTCGGGGTCTCTAGCCGAGGCGATGATGAACCATTGCAGGTTGGTGCTTCTGCCGCACGTCGGAGACCAAATCATCAATGCAAGAATGATGGGAGGTGACCTGAGAGTAGGAGTTGAAGTCGAAAAGGGAGACGAAGATGGCTTGTTTAGCAAGGAAGGTGTATGCAAAGCTGTGGAGGCTGTGATGGATGATGAGAGTGAGGTAGGGAAAGAAGTGAAGGCTAACCATGCTAAGTGGAGGGAGTTCTTTTCCAACAAAGGGCTTGAGAAAACGTACATTGATTGTTTTGAGCAGAGGCTACATCAACTGTTAGAATGTTAA